One stretch of Heptranchias perlo isolate sHepPer1 chromosome 29, sHepPer1.hap1, whole genome shotgun sequence DNA includes these proteins:
- the admp gene encoding anti-dorsalizing morphogenic protein, with protein MCPGAGASLLLLLVSLGPSCAANLSGHSQQVRSEALKKLLEVFGMEDAPQSPHPVRQPPQYMLDLYNTVADVDGVTKEPDLLVGNTVRSFLDRTRSQQFQFFFNLSSVAKSEKILAAELHLFKLRTRLSQDTLYHRHHFCQVSVYQILDNNNTSTAEGKRLLSSRVLPVHDSTWEVFTITRVVYAWTQDKECNKGLLVIVRTLAGHQLNNHIVRFATGRDHHSSKQPMLVLFTDDGRRGTGTSTSLIDVATETPFLPEGLLQNKASQSRNTRSLDFLACQRYPLYVDFEEIGWSGWIISPRGYNAYHCKGACVFPLGQNMRPTNHATVQSIINALKLTNGVASPCCIPDKLFSINLLYFDDDENVVLKQYDDMVAGSCGCH; from the exons ATGTGCCCCGGTGCCGGTGCTTCGCTGCTCCTCTTGCTCGTGTCCCTGGGGCCGAGTTGCGCCGCCAACCTGTCCGGGCACAGCCAGCAGGTGCGGTCCGAGGCACTTAAGAAGCTGCTGGAGGTGTTCGGGATGGAAGACGCCCCGCAGTCCCCTCACCCGGTCCGCCAGCCCCCGCAGTACATGCTGGACCTCTACAATACGGTGGCAGACGTGGACGGAGTGACCAAGGAGCCTGACCTGCTGGTGGGAAACACGGTGCGCAGCTTCCTGGATAGAA CCCGCAGCCAGCAGTTCCAGTTCTTCTTCAACCTGTCCAGCGTGGCCAAGAGCGAGAAGATCTTGGCCGCCGAACTACACCTCTTCAAACTGCGAACCCGACTCTCACAAGACACCCTGTACCACAGGCACCACTTCTGCCAG GTCAGTGTCTACCAAATACTGGACAACAATAACACGTCTACAGCAGAGGGGAAAAGATTGCTGTCATCCAGAGTACTCCCAGTCCATGACAGCACATGGGAGGTCTTCACAATCACTCGTGTT GTATATGCTTGGACACAGGATAAGGAGTGTAACAAGGGCTTGCTAGTCATTGTGCGAACTCTGGCTGGACATCAGCTCAACAATCACATTGTCCGCTTCGCCACAGGGAGAGACCATCACAGCAGCAAACAGCCAATGCTGGTCCTCTTCACAGATGACGGGAGGAGAGGGACTGGCACCTCTACTTCCTTAATAG ACGTTGCCACAGAGACTCCATTTCTCCCTGAAGGGCTGCTCCAGAACAAAGCAAGCCAGAGCCGGAACACAAGGTCCTTGGATTTCCTAGCCTGTCAGAGGTATCCTCTATATGTGGACTTTGAAGAGATTGGCTGGTCTGGTTGGATTATCTCCCCACGGGGTTACAACGCCTACCACTGTAAAGGAGCCTGTGTCTTCCCATTGGGCCAGAACATGAGACCCACCAACCATGCTACTGTCCAGTCCATTATCAACGCTCTTAAGCTAACCAACGGTGTGGCATCTCCGTGCTGCATCCCAGACAAGCTCTTCTCCATCAATCTTCTCTATTTTGATGATGACGAGAACGTGGTCTTGAAACAGTATGACGACATGGTTGCTGGCAGCTGTGGGTGCCATTAA
- the pole4 gene encoding DNA polymerase epsilon subunit 4 — protein MEEQESAAATATDREQGQSQSPQLDPEAEIERPSSAPISGLQHKLIRLPLSRIKGLIKADPEVSLASQEAVFAIGKATELFVEVIAKDAYSYALLGKRKTIQRKDLDNAVDAADEFAFLEGTLE, from the exons atggaggagcaggagagcgcgGCGGCAACGGCGACGGACCGGGAGCAGGGCCAAAGCCAAAGCCCGCAGCTGGACCCTGAGGCAGAAATCGAGAGGCCGAGCTCGGCTCCGATCTCCGGGCTGCAGCATAAACTGATCCGGCTGCCGCTGAGCCGGATCAAGGGGCTGATAAAGGCCGACCCTGAAGTGTCACTGGCGAGTCAGGAGGCCGTGTTCGCCATCGGCAAAGCCACG GAACTGTTTGTTGAGGTGATTGCGAAGGATGCGTACTCGTACGCTCTGCTAGGAAAGCGGAAAACCATCCAACGGAAGGATTTGG ataATGCAGTTGATGCTGCGGATGAATTTGCATTTTTAGAAG GAACTCTAGAGTGA